CATGAACATCATCTCCACCCAATCGCCTTTTTCCCTCGGATTTCGCGGTCCCCTAGCCGCAAAATCCTTAAGCTTCTTCTCGAGGTTCTTAAGGATTGGGTCGAATTCTGCCTGACTTGGCATCACCGAGACCTGAGCAGACGCTGCAATTACCGCACAAGAGGACAACAGACGCTACGGAGAGGGTGCAAAATCTCTTCATTGCAAGCTCCTGGGGCAGGAAGAAAGCTGATTCTGAGCCTCAGAACTGGACGTGTCAATTCCTGGGCGGGAAGCGATGTCGCGAGGGTAGGGCTCCCTCAGGAGGATGGCCCATACAAAGAATGGGTGCCCAGACGGGCCGCTTTTGCTCGTGTGGGATCCGCGTGTATCCGCGCGAAATGAAGTTTCTCGGCCATGAGGGACCTGCCCGGCGATAGGGGTCCTTCGACTACGCTCGGCTGCGCCTCCCCTTCGAAGACTCAGGGTCAGGATGACAAAGGGTGGAGAGTGGTGCTGACCCGATCGACTGACGTCGCGGGTTGCGGCACTGGCGAGGTTCCTCACGGCCAAGGCCGTTCGGGATGACAGGGGCGATAGGGTACGGGCGAGCCGATGGACTGACGTCGCGGGCAGCGGCACTGGCGAGATCCCTCACGGCCAAGGCCGTTCGGGATGACAGGGGTGGAGGGCATGGGTGAGCCGATGGACTGACCTCGCGGGGAGCGGCACTGGCGAGGTCCCTTCGGCTTCACCTCAGGGCAGGCTCCTCACGGCCAAGGCCGTTCGGGATGACAGGGGTGGAGGGTGAGCCGATGGACTGACGTCGCGGGTTGCGGCACGGGCGCAAGGCCGCTCGGGGCTGAAGCCCCTCGGGATGACAAACGCGCAAGTTTGACGGGCACGTCACTGACAACTTCTACGAAAATCTATACCAGTGTCATCCTGAGGGGCTTTCAGGCCCGAAGGGTCTCGCAAAATGTTGAACCCACGATGCGGTGAGTCGGACCGCCCGAAATGTTTCTACGTGTACATCATGGCCAGCGCCAATCGTGTGCTTTACATCGGAGTGACCAACGCTCTGCATCGCCGCGTATGGCAGCACAAGTTCGAGGACATCGAGGGCTTCACCAAGAGGTACAAAGTCACGAAGCTTGTCCATTGGGAGTCGTTCGATGACGTTCGCAACGCGATCAGTCGTGAGAAAGCGCTGAAGGGGTGGAGGCGCGAGAAGAAGGTGGCGCTGATCGAAGAGCGGAACCCCAAGTGGAAGGACCTGGCGGCAGCGTGGTATGGGCAGTCGAACGAGAAGATACGCAGACGTTTTGCGCGGGAGAACGAAGAGGTCTTGTCAGAGACTGGGGTCGAGCCAATCGACTGACGTCGCGGGCAGCGACACCCGGCGAGGTCCCTTCGGCTTCACCTCAGGGCAGGCTCCTCGCGGCTTGAAAGCCGCTCGGGATGACAGAAGAAAGACTTCAGTCCAAGCCGTAAGCGTGGATTTTGTTCAAGAGCGTCTTGTAAGAGATGCCGAGGCGTTGGGCGGCGGTGGCCTTGTTCCACTTGCACTCGCGCAAGGTGGCTTCGATGCGGGCGCGCTCGACACCCGCGGTCTCGGCGAGCGAGCCGGCGGAAGCGGCGGCGGCGCGCAGGTTGGCGGAGAGCCCGAGGTCGGCGGCGTCGAGCTCGCCCTCGTTGAGGATGGCGGCGCGCTCGGGCCGCGCCTATCGAGAACGAAAGATGTTAGTCACCGAGGGAGCTGGAGAGGCCGGCCTTGCGGATCTCGTCGCGGATCTTCTCCAGTTCCGCCTGGGCGTCGGCCAGCTGCTTGCGCAGGTCGTCCATCTCCTTGTTGTGCTTGTCGGTCTCGTCCTTGTACTTCTTGGGATCGAGCAGGGCGTTGCCGGCCTCGGTGTACCAATCAATGCTATGCAACTTGAATTCGCGCTCGGAGACGTCCATGTTGCGCCGGATCTCGGCGATCTTGGTCTTGGCCTCGGCGACCTTGCCTTTGAATTCCTCAGCCGCTTTGTTCATCTCCTCGGCCTTGGCCTTCTCGTCCTCGGCCTTGGTCTTCTCGTCCTTGGCCGCGCTCTTGTCGGCGTCAGAGTCGGCCGGGGCGCTGGTGGTGGCACTGGCTGCGGCCGCGGGCGACGAACCGATATCGTCGTTGGTGTAGACCTTGGTGGTGGGCGAGGCGGGCTTCTGCTGTTCCCTTTGCTTGCGGGCGTAATCGCCCAAGGAGACTTCCTGGGCCGCGGCGCCGAGCGCCAAACCCATCAACAGAGCTGCGAGCGTGAGATTCCACATCCGCTTCATAGCGACCTTCCTGACTGTTCCTGGGTTACCTAAAGTGTAACCCCGAGGTGTCTGCCGGTTCAATATGTTATCCCGCTTCCACGGCAGTCTTGGCCGGCTTCTCCGCAGGAAACGAGAGGGTAAACGTGGTGCCTTGGCCGTCACTGGAGACGGCGATGGCGCTACCATCTCGGCGCGCTCGCTGGTCTCGCGCCTTAATTCGCTGACCCCGCGGAAGAGGTCGCGGGCGTGCATGCCGAAGGCGGTGCCATATCCCAGGATGCGACGGGCGGCCTCGTTGGCCTGACGCACCGTGCCGGTGTTGTTGAAGAGCAAGACGCCGCTGGTCAGGTTGGAGAGCAGGACATCGCTGAGGGTCTGGGAGGCGGCGGCGCGCTCGGTGGCCTGCTGGCGGACGCGCTGCAGCTCCTGCTCCTTCTCCTTCAACTGCTGGATGACCCCGTGATAGGCGGCGAGCTGGAACTCGGGGCCGTCCACCGAGGTGCGGCGCTCCGCGTCTTCGCCGGTGAGGCCGCGGCGCAGGCGGCGCATCAAGAAGATGCCGACGATGAAGAGGAAGGCTGCAGCGACGAACACCACCGCCATGCGCAGCAGCAGGGGATCGGTGAGCCATTTCATCGGTACAGCCCCAGGTACCAGCGCAGCACGCTTTCGCCGAAGAAGACCGAGAGCATGGCCATGCTGCCGAGGAAGACGCCAAAGGGCATCTCGTAACGGCGATAGACGACGAGGGCGGACTTCCAGGCGCGCTTGCGAGCCCGAGCGGCGTCCTCATGGGTGCGCGCCAGACGGCGGCGGGTACGCTGCATCCAGACCATGAGCATGGTGCCGACGCCGAAGAACGTGCCCGCCAGGGAGGCGGCAAAGATAGTGAGCACGGTGAGCTTGACGCCGAGAAAGGCGCCGACCATGGCCATCAGTTTGACGTCCCCCAGGCCCATGCCTTCGATGCCGCGGGCATGGTAGTAGAGCGCGCCGGCGCCGTAGATGAAGGAGGCCCCAACCAGGGCGCCGAGACCGGCATCGAGCAACGAGGCCCAAGGAGTGGGCGGCGGAGCAATCCCCAGGAACCGCCGCAGCACGAAGCCGGCGGCGTCATCGACCGGGGCCAGGAAGCTGAAACCGATGCCCAGGGCCAGGCCGGTCAGGGTCAGGGAATCAGGGAGCAGCTTGTGTTCGGCGTCGGTGAAGATGAGACCCAGGATAAGGAAAGAGAAGACGGCGAACTTCAAACCGAGAGGGTTGAAGCCGAAGACGTAGTAACAGGCGAGAAAAAGCAGTCCGGTGAGGAGTTCGACGATGGCGTAGCGGGGAGAGATGGGAGCGCGGCAGTCGCGGCATCGCCCACCCAGAAGCAGCCAACTCAGGACGGGAATGTTGTCGTACCAGCGGATGGGGTGGCGGCACTTGGGGCAGGCGGAGGGCGGGCTGACGATGGAGAGGTCGCGGCGGGTGACGCCGCGCGCCGACAGTTCCTGGTCGCTGTAGCACCGCAGGGCGAGGCGGTGGATGCAGACGTTCAAGAAGCTCCCGAACACCAGGCCGAAAAGGAATACGGCCGCGCCGAGCACATGGGTGTCGATCATCGCGCTCTCAGGGGGATTGAGGGGATTATACGTCGGAATGGGCGCCGGGCCCGGTTACCGTGGGAGGTGACCGGGCAGTACCCAGTACTCGGTACTCAGTACTCAGTGCGGCGAATCAGTCGCGGAATCGGAGGAGGTGGCCCTCGAGTAGGAGGGCGCCGTCGGCGTTGGGCGGGACCTCGCCGGCCCAGTCAACCCGGGTGCGGTTCACCAGGCGCATCTCGGGAGGCCCGGTCTCCCACTCACCAGCGGCGTTCTCTCGAATCGGAAAAGAGTAGCCGGGCGCGTACTCGTCCGGGTCGCTGTGCTGCCACTCGAGCAAGCTGGCTTCGAGGGAGTCACTGAGGGCCTCGCCGGGGCGGAGGCACAAGACCCACTCATGGCGGGTGTCGATGGCACAGGCGCCCCGCTCGACGCCGACAATGGCTTGCTTGACGGTGGCGCCGTGCGCATGCGCGATGTTCAGGGTGTCATCGTCGGAGGCGCTGTCGATGATGAGGACCTCATCGCAGGGCCGCAGGGAATCCAGGGTGCGGCCGATGCGGGCGGCGTCATTATGGGTATGGATGAGGGCGGAGATCTTCGGCATTTGATTCCCACCCAAGGCCTGGGTTGGGTCCCTAATGATAGAGCGAGCTCGCTCCGCGAACTAGGGGCGGCAGGGCCGCCCCAATGAGGCCCGTGCGAGGGCGCACGGGCTACAAGTCCCGTTCACTGCTACTCCGGCCGGCGCTTCAAGACCGGAGCGTTACTGTCACCCGGCTGGGGCTGCGAAGTGGAGTCATCGGAATAGACCCGGGTGCCGCTCCCCTCGCTGGGAGGGTTGTACTCGCTGATGGTTCGTCCGGAGCGAGTGATGCTGGCGGCAGGCGTGACCGTGAGCGGGCTCTGCAAGCGGAAGGTCAAGAGTTGTTCCGGCTTGATGTGGATCTGCTGGCCCTTGGTCGCGGCCTGGACACCGGTGCCGGCGCCGGCGCCGACGGTGGCGCCGATGGCGGCGCCTTTGCCGCCGCCGATGATGCCACCCAGGATGGCGCCCACGGCGGCGCCACCGCCCACCTTGGCGGCGGTGTTCTTGCCCCGCGAAGCGCCCTGGCGCGAATACTGGTCGGTCTGCAGGTTGTAGCGGCGCCCGTTGATGCTCAGGCTGGTGAGCTCGAGTGCGATCTCGGATTGGCCGGTGAAATGACCGGAGCTGCGCAGCTCCGCGACCCGCCCCTCGATGTCGGCGCCCTGAGGCAGAACGACCTGATCGTTGATGCTGATGGGCGTGTCCAGGGTGGCGCGGAAGCGGTCGCCGATCTGGTTCCGGTCAGAGTCGATGGGATCGATCATGCGCACTGAGAGCACAGTGCCGGGCTCGACGGTGACCGGCTTCGGCGGCGGAGGCGCCGCCGGGGTGCGATCGGCCACGGGGGCCGGGGTCACTGCGGGCCCGGCCGGTTGAGCCGGGGCCGCCTGCTGCAGATCCGAACTGCGGCGAGGCGCGCCGGCAACATGGCGGGGCGAAGGCTTGCGGGCCGGGGCCGGAGCCGGCTCCGGCTGGGACATCGCCATGGGTTGGGGAGGCGGCGGAAGCTGCGCCTGGGCGACGGTCAGATTGTTGACCACGGTGCGCACGCCGTCCACCATGGCGGCATCGTTGGCGGCGGTAACGCGCTCTATCTCGCTGCCCACGCTGCCCGACAGGGTCACGATTCCGTTGTTGGAGGAGACGGTGACCTGCTTGGTGGGGACGTTGTTGTCGGCCAGGATCTTCTGCTGCACGTCGCCGGCGATCTGGGCGTCGCTGCGGGCGCGGTTGCAGCCGACACTCAGGCCCAATATCACGAAGACAAGGAGAACCGTAACGATGTAACTCCAGCGCGAACTCATAGTGACTCCCATAAAAGCGCGGTCAATGGTTTGCATGCTTAGATGCAGAGCCCGGTCCAGCGACTGTCTGCGGCCAGTTTTTTCCCTCCTGGTGGAACCCCTTCCAGCAACACAAGTTGCGCACGTGCAACGCCGGTAACTTGGGGATTCCGCCGGGGCTGTGATAAATGTCTGAACAGCCTATGGTCAACGTGGAACGATCCGAATTCGACCCCAAGGAAGGGCGTTGCCAGTACTACGTCCTGCTGAAGCCGAATGTCTCCAAGGAAGAGGTGGAGGTGCACATGCGGGTGCCGGTGGAGGTGGGGATCTCGATCTCGGAGACGGGCGAACTAGCGGACCTGAGCTTCGTGGTGCCGAAGAAGTATCGTAGCGACCACGCGCTCTCCTTCCTGAAAGCGCACCGGGACAGCGCCAGCTACGTGGACCCGCGGGTGTTCATCTCCATCCCCGGGAGCAGCGGCGACTCGGTGCTATCGGCGGCCGCCAACCTGGAAGTGGACGCCGCCGGGCGGATCGTGGGCGTGGACATCCACTAGCTCAATCGCCCGCTGAAGCGGGCTTCGATCCATTTTGCGAACCTTACCCACCGCTGACGCGGTGGGCTACTTTCAAGCGCCCGCAAAAGCGGGCTGATGCCGGCCCTAGGTGGCGGCGGCCAGGAGGCCGGCGCCGGAGGCGGCATGGCGGGCGCGCTTCAACTCGCTCACGTCGCCCATGACGATGATCACCGTCCCCGCCACGACCTGATGGTTATCAGGAGGGTTGGGGAGGAAGGAGCCGTCACCCTGGCGGATGGCCAGCGGCAGCAGGTTGAACTTGTGGCGCAGGTCGATGCGCTGCAGGGTAGAGCCGATCCAGGGCGATCCGGCATTGACGTCGATCTCCTCGATGCGCAGAGTGCGGCCGTGTTCCTTGAGCATGATGTCGAGGAAGCCGACCACGTGGGGGCGGAGGGCCTCGCTGGCCATGCGCATGCCTCCGATGCGGTTGGGGGAGACGGTGGAATTGGCCCCGGCCTTCATCAGGCGGTCGGCAAAGCGTTGCTCGGTGCAGCGGGCGATGATGCGCAGCTGAGGGTTCTTCTGGCGGGCGACGACGGTGATGACCAGGTTGTCCTTGTCGGAAGCGAGGGAGGCGATGAGGCCCTTGGCGCGCTCGATGCCGGCCTGATCGAGGGTGGTCTCGTCGGTGGCGTCGCCGATGATGGAGAGGATCTCGTTGTAAGCGGGGTCGTGCTCCTGCAGCTTCTTGATGTTGTCCTCGGTGTGCTCGACGACCACGTAGGGGGTGCCGGTCTTGTGGAGCTCCTCGACCGCGAAACGCCCGGTGTCGCCCAGGCCGCAGACAATGTAATGGTGTTTGAGAGCTTGGATCCGTTTGAGCATCTTGCGTCTCCAGAAGATGTTGGTGATCTCGCCTTCGACCAGGAAAGCGGTCACCACCGAGAACATGTAGACGGTGATGGTGACGCCGAACAGCACGATGAACATGTTGAAAATGCGCAGGGCGGGGCTGTGGCTGGTGTCCACGATCTCGCCGTAGCCGACCCCGGCGACGGTGATCACGGCCATGTACAGGGCCTGCAGGAACGAAACGTCGTGGCCGCCCAGGAGGCGGTATCCGGCCACCGCGAGGGCGGTGAAGACCAGCACGATGAGCAGCGCCTGGGCGAGTCTGCGGCGTATATCCATGTGCAGCGCGGGTCTCGGGGAAGGGGGAAGCGAGCGGATTGTAGCACGTAAGTGCCTGCCACGGACTTGCGCGGATAGCGTGGATTGAGGGGAATGCAGGCCCGGTCCGGGAGCAGGAATCCCAGAAATCTGCGCCGCGGCAGCGAAGTCGCAGTACACTCATGCCCCATGCAGGATGCGACGGCGTTCATCCTCGCCGGGGGCAGGAGTTCGCGCATGGGGTGCGACAAGGCCCTGCTCGAATTCGACGGTCAAACCTTGCTGGCGCGCGCGTTGCTAAAGGCGCGGGCCGTGGCCGGGCGGGTCTGCATCGTGGGGACGCGGGAAAAGTTCGAACTGTTCGGACCGGTGATCGAGGACGAGTACACCGACCGCGGACCGCTGGCCGGCATCCACGCCGCGCTGCAGGCCACCACCACCGACCTGAACCTGGTGCTGGCGGTGGACATGCCGTTCCTGCCGGAAACCGCGCTCAAGTACCTGCTGGACCAGGCGCGGGCGTGCGATGCGGTGGTGGTGGTGCCGCGGGTCAACGGCTTCCACCAGACGCTGTGCGCGGTGTACCGGCTGGAATTCGCCGCCCTGGCCGAAGAAGCGTTGCGCGCGGGCAACAACAAGATCGATCCACTCTATGCGCGGACGTCGGTGCGGGTGGTGGAAGAAGCGGAGCTGGCCGAGGTTGATATCGTTCCCGCGATGTTCGACAATCTGAACACGCCGCAGGACCTGGAGCGAGCCTTCCGCGCCGGTCCGGTCCGGACCGCATGAGTCACGAGAACCAGCCCTATATCGAATTCCAGGACGTCTCCAAGGCGTTCGGCAAGCACGTGGTGCTGGACCACGTGGGCTTCCAGGTGACGCCGGGCGAGACCCTGTGCATCCTGGGGCGCTCGGGGGTGGGCAAGTCGGTGTCGCTGCACATCATCATGGGCTTCCTGAAAGCCGACTCGGGGCGCGTGGTGGTGGCCGGGGAGGACGTCGCCGGGTACAGCGAGAAGGAGATGGAGCGCATCCGCAAGAAGGTCACCATGGTCTTCCAGAACGGGGCCCTGTTCGACTCGCTGACCGTGGGGGAGAACGTGGCCTTCCCGCTGCGCGAGCGGCGCGACCTGGACGAGGTGCAGGTGTACCAGGTGGTGGACGGGCTGCTGGAGATGGTGGGAGTGAAGCAGTTCCGCGACCAGTTGCCCTCCGAGCTCTCGACCGGGATGAAGCGCTCGGTGGCCATCGCGCGCGCCCTGGCGGCCCAGCCGGAGTGCATCCTGTACGATGAGCCCACCACGATGGTGGACCCGCTGATGGCGCAGCTTCTAGGAGATCTGATCAAGAAGTTAAAGTTCCAGTTGAAGCTGACCTCGATCGTGGTCACGCACGACATGCGGCTGGCGGAGAAGCTGGCCGACCGGCTCGTCTTCCTGCACGAAGGCAAAGCCATCTTCTTCGGACCCTACCGGGAGATGGAGCGCAGCGACCATCCCGTGCTCCGGCAGTTCCTGGAACTCGACGAGCTGGTGCTGCCCGGGCAGCAGTCCAGCTTCTCGCAGCCGCCCCCGAGCCCACCGGGCCGCTAATCAGGGCGGCGACGCTGTTCGTCGTGGTATTCGGAACAGAGCCCGCTAGAAACCTTCGCTGACCAGTTTCTCCACGTTGATCTCGCGCGGGGCCTCGCCCTTCAGCATCTTCTCGGCGTACTTGGCGATGATGTCGGCCTCGATATTGACCGGATCACCCGCCTGGAGCGACTTGAGGTTGGTGGCCTCGAAGGTGTGAGGAATGATGGCGACGGTCACCTTCGTCCCCTCGATCTGGGCGACGGTCAGGCTGATGCCTTCGATGGAGATGGAGCCTTTGAAGACGACGTATTTCACCAGATCAGCGGGAATCTCCACGTAGAGCCAGAAATCCTCCTTGCCCGGGATACGCTCCAGGCCGAGGAACTTGCCCACGCCGTCCACGTGTCCCTGGACGATGTGTCCGCCCATGCGGCCGCCGGCTTTCATGGGCAGCTCGAGATTGACCTCGGAGCCGGGCTTCAGGTGGCCGAGCGAGGTGCGGGCCAGGGTCTCGGTGGCCAGATCAAAGCCGAGGCGGTCGGGCTTGAGCTCCACCGCGGTCAGGCAGACGCCACTCACGGCGATACTGTCGCCCTTCTTCATCTCGCGGACAAGGTTGTTCGAGGAGACCACCAGGCGAGTGGTGCCGTTGCCAGAGGTGGCGCTGAGAACTTTGCCGACTTCTTCGATGAGACCGGTGAACATAACAATTCTCCGAAAAAAGTAGTCAGGAGTCGGGAGTCAGGAGTCGATTCAAATGGACATCTCGTATGGATCTCGCAAGTAACCCTCGACGGCGAAATCTTCGCCGAAGCGATGCAGGGTGATGTTCTTGACGTAGGCAGCCTCGCTGAGATGGCGGAAGCCGGCGCCGCCGGCGAAGGGCACCGAGCCGGTCCCGGCGAGGATCTTGGGTGCGTAGTACAGAAAGACCTTGTCCACGATGCCGGCGGCCAATGCCGCCCAGTTGACCAGGGCGCCGCCTTCGATGAGCAGGGAAGTGATCTCCATCGCGCCGAGAGCCTTGACGATGCGCGCCAGGTCGGGGCGGCCATCGTCGCCCGGTCCCAGCGCAACCTGTTCGACGCGGATGCCGCGCGCCTCCAGCGCCTTCCGCTTCTTCTCTTCGGCAAAGGAGCAGAAGACCAGGACGTCGTCTTTCACCGTCTTGGCGATGCGCGAGCCCGGGGGCAGCCGCAGCCTGGAATCGACGATGACGCGCAGCAGAGGCCGGCGGCGCGGTTCCCCGGTGCGGTCGGTGAGCAACGGGTCGTCGGCCACGATGGTGCCGACGCCCACCATGATGGCGTCGCTGGCATGACGCAGCAGCTGCACGTGGGCGCGGGCCTGTTCGCTGGTGATCCAGCCTCCGGTCGCGCCACCCGAGCCGAGCGCGGAGGGACTGTCGCTTTCGCCCGGAGGGGGAGCGATCTTGCCGTCCAGGGTCATGCCGGCCTTAAGGGTGACCAGTGGCAGCCTGGTCTTGATCCACTTGGCAAACCATTCGTTCAGCCGGGTGGCCTGGGGTTCGAGAATGCCTTGGGTGACCTTGATGCCGGCGGCCCGAAGGCGAGCGAAGCCCTTGCCTGCGACTCGCGGGTTGGGATCGTGGGTGGCGGCGACCACGCGCGCGATGCCGGCGGCGATGACGGCGTCCACGCAGGGACCGGTGCGGCCCTGGTGCGAACAGGGCTCCAAAGTCAGATAAAGAGTCCCGCCTTTGGCTTTCGCTCCGGCCTCTTCAAGGGCGAGGACCTCAGCATGCTTGACGCCGTTGTAGGTGTGGCTGCCGCGACCGACGATCTTGTCGGCGGAGTCCACGACGACGGCGCCGACGGCGGGGTTGGGCGAAGTGAGCCCGATGCCCCGGTAGGCGAGGTCGAGCGCCTGTTGCATGAACGGGATGTCAGCGGGATGAGTTCTCATATCAAGAAGCACTCAGTACTCGGCACTCAGTACCCAGTCCAAATCGAAATCTCGTGAAGTGAGTCGCCTTGTTCCGTTATGCAAATAAGGATTCCACAAAGTCGTGGGCCTTGAACGGCAGCAGGTCGGTGGCTTTCTCCCCGACGCCGACGTAGCGCACCGGCAGGCCGAGCTCACGGGAGATGGCCACCACCACGCCGCCCTTGGCGGTGCCGTCGAGCTTGGTCAGCACGATGCCGGTGACACCCGCCGACTGGGTGAACAGGCGGGCCTGCTGCAGGCCGTTCTGCCCGGTGGTGGCGTCCATCACCAGCAGGGTCTCGTGGGGCGCACTGGGCACCAGCTTCGAAGCCGAGCGGCGCATCTTGTCCAGCTCGGCCATCAAGTTTGACTTGGTATGGAGGCGGCCGGCTGTGTCCACGATCACATAGTCGGCCTTGCGGGACTTGGCGGCCTGCACGGCATCGTAGAGGACGGCGGCGGGATCGCCGCCGGGCTTGGTCTTGATGACCTCGGTCCCGGTGCGCTGTCCCCAGACCTCCAGCTGCTCGATGGCGGCGGCGCGGAAGGTGTCGGCGGCGCACAGCAGCACCGACTTGTTCTGGTTCTTCAGCGTCTGCGCCAGCTTGCCGATGGTGGTGGTCTTGCCGGTGCCGTTCACCCCGACCACCAGGATGACCTCGGGAGGTTCCACGGCTTTGGCCGGCTTCTCGGCGGCGGTCAGAATACCGGAGATCTCCTCTTTGAGCAGGCGCTTGAGCTCGTTCACGTCCTTGATCTGCCTGCGGTCGGCCTTATCGCGCAGCTTTTCGAGGATCTCGTGGGTGGTGGCGGCGCCGAGGTCGGCGGCGATGAGGGTGGCTTCGAGGTCGTCGAGGGTGGCGCGGTCGATCTCCTTGCCGATGGAGACGATGTCGTCGATGCGCTCGGCGAGGCTCTCGCGGGTCTTCGTGACCGCCTGCTTCATGCGGTCGAAGAAAGTGGGTTCCTGCTCGATGCTTCCAAAAAGCGTCTGGATAGGCATGAATGCGTCCGGCGTGCCGGAGGAAACAATCAATTATACGGATTCACCGCGGAGAGATTGGGTAATTGGGGAATTGGGTAATTGGGTAATTGAAAACCAAAACCTCAACACAAAGGACACGAAGGAGCACAAAGGCACACGAGGAAACATTGGGTAACTTGCAATCTCAATTACCCGATTACCCAATTTCCCAATTACTCAATCGCCTAGGACTTGGCGACGGAGACCGGCTGGGGAGCGGCACCGCCGGCAGCGGCGCCGGCGGGGACCGCCTCGGGCTGGACGGCGGCAGCGCGGCGGATCTTGAGGTCGCCGCGTTCGAAGACGGCGGTCAAGGCAGACACGACCTTGGGATCGAACTTGGTGTTGGCCAGCGAGTTGATGATGCGCACCACGTATTCGGGGTCCATCGCGGCCTGGTAAGGACGGTTGGTGGTCATGGCATCGAAGGTGTCGGCGACGGTGATGATACGGGCCACCAGCGGGATCTGGTCGCCCTTCAGGCCGTAGGGGTAGCCGCGGCCGTCGAGCGATTCGTGGTGCAGCTCGATGCCGGGGATCATGTCCTTCAGCATGGTGACCGGACGCAGGATGGTAGCGCCCTTGGTGGTGTGGGTCTTCATGATCTCGAATTCGTCAGGAGTGAGGGCGCCCGGCTTCTTGAGGATGCGGTCCTCGATGCCGATCTTCCCCACGTCGTGCAGTTGGGCCGAGATCTGGATCTTCTCCACCTCGTGCGGCTCCAGGCCGAGCTCCTTGGCCAGCAGGACGGAATACTTGGTGACGCGGTCGGAGTGGCCGCGGGTGTAGGGGTCCTTTTCGTCGACCGCGCCCGCGAGCATCTGGATGGAGCCCATGAACAGCTCGCGGTTCTCCTCGGCGGCGCGCTTGAGGTCCTGCACGAAGCGCTCCAGGTCCGAGGACATGGAGTTGAAAGTGTCGGCGAGCTCACCGAACTCGGTGCGGCTC
The Terriglobales bacterium genome window above contains:
- a CDS encoding GIY-YIG nuclease family protein, coding for MLNPRCGESDRPKCFYVYIMASANRVLYIGVTNALHRRVWQHKFEDIEGFTKRYKVTKLVHWESFDDVRNAISREKALKGWRREKKVALIEERNPKWKDLAAAWYGQSNEKIRRRFARENEEVLSETGVEPID
- a CDS encoding PAS domain-containing protein; the encoded protein is MKWLTDPLLLRMAVVFVAAAFLFIVGIFLMRRLRRGLTGEDAERRTSVDGPEFQLAAYHGVIQQLKEKEQELQRVRQQATERAAASQTLSDVLLSNLTSGVLLFNNTGTVRQANEAARRILGYGTAFGMHARDLFRGVSELRRETSERAEMVAPSPSPVTAKAPRLPSRFLRRSRPRLPWKRDNILNRQTPRGYTLGNPGTVRKVAMKRMWNLTLAALLMGLALGAAAQEVSLGDYARKQREQQKPASPTTKVYTNDDIGSSPAAAASATTSAPADSDADKSAAKDEKTKAEDEKAKAEEMNKAAEEFKGKVAEAKTKIAEIRRNMDVSEREFKLHSIDWYTEAGNALLDPKKYKDETDKHNKEMDDLRKQLADAQAELEKIRDEIRKAGLSSSLGD
- a CDS encoding prepilin peptidase, with product MIDTHVLGAAVFLFGLVFGSFLNVCIHRLALRCYSDQELSARGVTRRDLSIVSPPSACPKCRHPIRWYDNIPVLSWLLLGGRCRDCRAPISPRYAIVELLTGLLFLACYYVFGFNPLGLKFAVFSFLILGLIFTDAEHKLLPDSLTLTGLALGIGFSFLAPVDDAAGFVLRRFLGIAPPPTPWASLLDAGLGALVGASFIYGAGALYYHARGIEGMGLGDVKLMAMVGAFLGVKLTVLTIFAASLAGTFFGVGTMLMVWMQRTRRRLARTHEDAARARKRAWKSALVVYRRYEMPFGVFLGSMAMLSVFFGESVLRWYLGLYR
- a CDS encoding BON domain-containing protein — encoded protein: MSSRWSYIVTVLLVFVILGLSVGCNRARSDAQIAGDVQQKILADNNVPTKQVTVSSNNGIVTLSGSVGSEIERVTAANDAAMVDGVRTVVNNLTVAQAQLPPPPQPMAMSQPEPAPAPARKPSPRHVAGAPRRSSDLQQAAPAQPAGPAVTPAPVADRTPAAPPPPKPVTVEPGTVLSVRMIDPIDSDRNQIGDRFRATLDTPISINDQVVLPQGADIEGRVAELRSSGHFTGQSEIALELTSLSINGRRYNLQTDQYSRQGASRGKNTAAKVGGGAAVGAILGGIIGGGKGAAIGATVGAGAGTGVQAATKGQQIHIKPEQLLTFRLQSPLTVTPAASITRSGRTISEYNPPSEGSGTRVYSDDSTSQPQPGDSNAPVLKRRPE
- a CDS encoding potassium channel protein, whose protein sequence is MDIRRRLAQALLIVLVFTALAVAGYRLLGGHDVSFLQALYMAVITVAGVGYGEIVDTSHSPALRIFNMFIVLFGVTITVYMFSVVTAFLVEGEITNIFWRRKMLKRIQALKHHYIVCGLGDTGRFAVEELHKTGTPYVVVEHTEDNIKKLQEHDPAYNEILSIIGDATDETTLDQAGIERAKGLIASLASDKDNLVITVVARQKNPQLRIIARCTEQRFADRLMKAGANSTVSPNRIGGMRMASEALRPHVVGFLDIMLKEHGRTLRIEEIDVNAGSPWIGSTLQRIDLRHKFNLLPLAIRQGDGSFLPNPPDNHQVVAGTVIIVMGDVSELKRARHAASGAGLLAAAT
- a CDS encoding molybdenum cofactor guanylyltransferase; protein product: MQDATAFILAGGRSSRMGCDKALLEFDGQTLLARALLKARAVAGRVCIVGTREKFELFGPVIEDEYTDRGPLAGIHAALQATTTDLNLVLAVDMPFLPETALKYLLDQARACDAVVVVPRVNGFHQTLCAVYRLEFAALAEEALRAGNNKIDPLYARTSVRVVEEAELAEVDIVPAMFDNLNTPQDLERAFRAGPVRTA
- a CDS encoding ATP-binding cassette domain-containing protein; amino-acid sequence: MSHENQPYIEFQDVSKAFGKHVVLDHVGFQVTPGETLCILGRSGVGKSVSLHIIMGFLKADSGRVVVAGEDVAGYSEKEMERIRKKVTMVFQNGALFDSLTVGENVAFPLRERRDLDEVQVYQVVDGLLEMVGVKQFRDQLPSELSTGMKRSVAIARALAAQPECILYDEPTTMVDPLMAQLLGDLIKKLKFQLKLTSIVVTHDMRLAEKLADRLVFLHEGKAIFFGPYREMERSDHPVLRQFLELDELVLPGQQSSFSQPPPSPPGR
- a CDS encoding riboflavin synthase, giving the protein MFTGLIEEVGKVLSATSGNGTTRLVVSSNNLVREMKKGDSIAVSGVCLTAVELKPDRLGFDLATETLARTSLGHLKPGSEVNLELPMKAGGRMGGHIVQGHVDGVGKFLGLERIPGKEDFWLYVEIPADLVKYVVFKGSISIEGISLTVAQIEGTKVTVAIIPHTFEATNLKSLQAGDPVNIEADIIAKYAEKMLKGEAPREINVEKLVSEGF